The following coding sequences are from one Eucalyptus grandis isolate ANBG69807.140 chromosome 11, ASM1654582v1, whole genome shotgun sequence window:
- the LOC104427422 gene encoding LRR receptor kinase SERK2-like: protein MVFNLRTYSFTESDEGDPTPPKSFSLKELRVATDNFSSKNIVGDDWYGTVYRGRLADGSLVAVKRATSVDWLREEHFESEVQVGSAVSTHPNVLCLRGFHRTKKELLLVYPLMINHSLSYNLTERQDRFARPIDWTTRKRIVLGAARGLAHLHNQGNFKIMHRYICASSILLNVDFEAVIGLFRFPMIMHERNAEEGTIEWITCMPPRHGAGVSFSSPAEENSADSGFDSLTYHCYKDVYVNTPITGKFGFIAPEYLYTEKCTLKNDVFAFGRMLLELISGQLINNFLTEVIGGKLSCQRMGLENL from the coding sequence ATGGTGTTCAATCTCCGAACCTACAGTTTTACCGAGTCCGATGAAGGTGATCCAACACCTCCTAAAAGCTTCTCTCTAAAGGAGCTCCGAGTCGCGACAGACAACTTCAGCAGCAAGAACATCGTGGGGGACGACTGGTACGGCACAGTTTACAGGGGCCGCTTGGCCGATGGTTCGCTAGTGGCAGTAAAGAGAGCAACCTCTGTCGATTGGTTGAGGGAGGAGCACTTTGAATCAGAAGTGCAAGTGGGAAGCGCGGTTTCGACACACCCAAACGTGCTATGCTTAAGGGGCTTTCACAGGACCAAAAAAGAGCTCTTATTGGTGTATCCCTTGATGATTAACCATAGCCTATCTTACAATCTTACAGAGAGGCAGGATCGGTTTGCCCGACCTATTGATTGGACTACTCGCAAGCGAATAGTCTTGGGAGCAGCGAGGGGGCTTGCCCACCTTCACAATCAAGGTAACTTTAAGATCATGCATCGCTACATCTGTGCGTCAAGCATACTGCTGAATGTGGATTTCGAGGCCGTGATAGGACTTTTCCGTTTCCCCATGATCATGCATGAGAGAAATGCAGAAGAAGGGACTATTGAGTGGATAACGTGCATGCCGCCAAGGCACGGCGCCGGAGTTTCATTCTCATCTCCAGCAGAAGAAAATTCAGCTGATTCTGGCTTCGATTCTCTAACCTATCATTGCTATAAAGATGTTTATGTCAACACCCCCATCACCGGCAAATTTGGGTTTATTGCCCCTGAGTACTTATACACAGAAAAGTGCACACTGAAGAATGATGTCTTCGCATTTGGGAGAATGCTTCTCGAGCTAATCTCGGGACAACTGATTAACAACTTTCTCACTGAAGTAATCGGTGGGAAGCTTTCTTGCCAGAGGATGGGGTTAGAAAACTTATGA